The region TCTCCTCTGCAGGGGGGATATTAGCAATGGCTCTCTCGTACACCTCCCTGATCCTATCCTTGTTCCCAACACTCTCCTCCAGCCTGATGTAATCAAACCATGAATCATAATTGAGGGGGTTCTTCCTCACCTCGTCCTCATACTGGAATCTCCTCTTGCCCACGATGGCATCCTCAATTCCTTCACGGTCACCAAATTGCTTTTCAAATGCAAGGAACTTCCTGTACAGCTCCTCAGCCCGGCCTTTGGGCACCCTATCAAGTGCATACTTGTAGATGGCCCTGGCACGTTCAACCTCCCGGCACCTTTCCTCAAACTCAGCAAAGGCTACAAACAGAACCTCAGCATCCTCATCATCTGCAAGCAGGTCAGCTGCACGCTCATACACCCGCCGTGCCCtctccacctctccccgcttcatttcaaattttgcaTACCTGATGAACGTATCTGGTCGTGGGTGTTCGGCCACAAACCGTTCATAAATCGCTCTCGCGCGCTCAACTTCCCCATAGCGAAGCTCAAACTTAATGTATGAATTCCACCCAGCCGTGTCAGGGCGCCATGCCATCCATCGCTCGAACACCTGGCGGGCATTGGCCACAGCGCCGAGCAGCTCCTCCATGTGGATGTACTTGTACCACAGTTGGTCGACGCGGGGTAGGAGAGAAACGGCGCGGTCCCAGACATTGCGCGCATGGTTGACGAACCTGTTCCTCATCTCGAACTCGGCGTACTTGAGCCAGAGCGTGTGGTCGCGGTGGGCGACATCGAGGGCGCGCTCGTAGacggagcgcgcgcgggcgaagtcccgctgctgctcctcccaCTTGGCGTACTTGACCCAGGCGTTGACGTTCCACCGGACGCGGCGGATGACATCCTCGAACTccttgcggcggcggaggcggtacTCGGACAGCTCGATGGAGTCGGTGATCTTCTGCTTGGGCGGGCGGATCTCGGGCTCCTGCCGCTCCCGGGCCTCGCGGAGGATCTGCTCCGCGGTGATCTGGACCGAGGCTGGGGTCTTGTTCTTCACCCGCGTGGCCCGGGGCAGCTTCACCTCCGTGTCGCGCTTGGTGAGGAACCCGAGGCTCgggtcggcggcggacggaggcggcgccttgtcgccgcccgcgccgccgcgggtggTGAGCGCCATGGCTGCCGGCGCCCGGGGGGAgagctagggttagggtttgggagggaggtggtgggaggaagaagacgagagGGGGGGAGCAGTTGAGCCAAGGGGGAGGATTTCGATTTTGTGTGGAGGCGTTTTGGACTTTGTGTGGGAGGGACGAGGAGGACTGTCCGATCGGGATGCAACGGCGGGAGTTGATCGGGGTCCGCAGACGGGGCAGCCGCCAAGCCAGCTGTTGCTGAGGCCCATGGGTTTGAACTTTTCTCGGGGTGGATCGGCTCTGGGGAATAAGTCCACTCTAGGTCTCTCATGGTGACACCGAGTTTTAAAATCGTCCCTAAACCCCAGTACAGGAAATGTTAGAGCTCAAACTTATAAGTCCCGTCTAATAGAAGTCCTTGAGTAGTATGAAGGGGTGGTTTTGCTTATGGCATTCTAGTCagcaaaataaactttaagaattgagaaaatttatcGTGTGCCACTGACTTTGTCACATTTCTATGATGTGCCATTGAGTTTGCCATGTACTACAATATACCTTCTATTTTGCTGAATCTCTATAGAATACCACCACCGTTTACAATATGTTAGACTTTAGTTATCTCCAGGGTTTACTTTTCTTAAATACCAAAAATACCCTTCACTGAAATAATATCACacagagggaaaaaaaaaggaggcagTTCGATTGGATCTGGgcaatggaggaggaggagagcaccATGTCGCCACCTGCATCCTCAGCAGCATTGCCTACGAGGCCGCCTCTAGCGCCGGCACTAGCGGTCGTGTCCCCGCCCCTGCCCCTGCCCCTAGCGCCATCAGTCGTGTCCCCGCCCTTAGCGCCAGCGCCGACGCCTGCATCTCCGACCCCGCCGTCGGCTGCCTCATTGGCCTCTTCCCCGCAACCAGCGCCGCTGGCGGCCTCGTCCCCGTACCCAACGTCGTCAATGGCCCCTTTCCCATGCCCAGCGCCGCCAACGCCACCACCAGCGTCGACCGACTCTTTCAAGCAGCGAGCTATAGAGGAGCTCGTGGACTAGTTCGCACCCCGTGGAATGGGCTTGAGTTGAGTTGGTGCTCGTTGATGATTCCATGGAGAACAAAGTGTTGATAGCAATTGTTGCTTCATCCATGGAGAATCGGTAACTCCTCATTTGCAAAGTTgtatgttactgtattttctaTAACATGGGTTGCCTGCATGCAAGTGTATGAATCGGATGCATTTTCTATAACATCGGTTGCCTGCATGCAAGTGTATGAATCAGGATCAAGTGGTGCTATGCGTATTATTGTGTTGGGCCAAAATTTAGCGAGGAAAGGGTGCCCATTTTTCTGATATTCTGAAACAAAACtatgggtgtgtttggttggtgggataTGCCTGGATGGGAAATGGCCGTCCAGATTTTTGATACGTTTGGCTCGTGGGCGAAACTGGATATGGTGGCCCGGAAAGGGAATATTCCACGAAGATGCTGGATGGGTGTATCCGGCCAAATTGGtcggatgagctcatccacccTCACTAACCgtgatcattagtgattgtttagtgataattagcttgttttgtcatt is a window of Oryza brachyantha chromosome 8, ObraRS2, whole genome shotgun sequence DNA encoding:
- the LOC102711823 gene encoding crooked neck-like protein 1 → MALTTRGGAGGDKAPPPSAADPSLGFLTKRDTEVKLPRATRVKNKTPASVQITAEQILREARERQEPEIRPPKQKITDSIELSEYRLRRRKEFEDVIRRVRWNVNAWVKYAKWEEQQRDFARARSVYERALDVAHRDHTLWLKYAEFEMRNRFVNHARNVWDRAVSLLPRVDQLWYKYIHMEELLGAVANARQVFERWMAWRPDTAGWNSYIKFELRYGEVERARAIYERFVAEHPRPDTFIRYAKFEMKRGEVERARRVYERAADLLADDEDAEVLFVAFAEFEERCREVERARAIYKYALDRVPKGRAEELYRKFLAFEKQFGDREGIEDAIVGKRRFQYEDEVRKNPLNYDSWFDYIRLEESVGNKDRIREVYERAIANIPPAEEKRYWQRYIYLWINYALYEELDAKDIERTREVYRECLKLIPHKKFTSAKLWLMAAQFEIRQKNLQAARRILGNAIGMAPKGKIFKKYIEIELYLGNFDRCRTLYEKYIEWSPANCYAWRKYAELEKNLSETDRARSIYELAIAQPALDTPEVLWKEYLQFEIDENEFDRTRELYERLLDRTKHLKVWISYAEFEASAGLLGEDSENEEVKNDANYQEQQLERVRRCRAVFERAFDYFRTSAPELKEERAMLLEEWLKKEVSFGDLGDVTLVQKKAPRKVKRKRPIPTEDGSTVAYEEFIDYIFPDEVALAPNLKILEAAYKWKKQKTGDTDDD